The genomic interval GAAGTAGATGCCGAACATGCCGCCCACGGATTGCGCGCAGAACGCCACCCGATTTTCCTGCGCGGCGGTCGTCAGACCCGCGCACAGGCGCTGGGTGGCTGCCGTCAGCCGGTCATAGAAGCCGGGCGCCTGGATCAGTTTCAATTGCGCCAGCCCGGCGGCCACCGAGAGCGGATTGCCGGACAGCGTGCCGGCCTGATAGACCGGACCCAGCGGGGCGATTTTCTGCATGATCTCGCGCCGGCCGCCGAAGGCGCCCAGCGGCATGCCGCCGCCGATCACCTTGCCGAAGGTGGACAGATCCGGCGTGATGCCGAACAGCCCCTGGGCGCTGGCAAGGCCGACGCGAAAGCCGGTCATCACTTCATCGAAGATCAGGACGCTGCCGTATTGCGTGCACAGTTCGCGCAGGGTCTGCAGGAACTCGGGCGTGGGCCGTATCAGGTTCATGTTGCCGGCCACCGGCTCGATGATCACGCAGGCGATCTGCTCGCCGTGGCGGGCGAAGGCATCGCGCAACTGCTGCGGGTCGTTGTAATCCAGCACCAGGGTGTGTCGGGCGAGATCGGCCGGCACGCCGCTCGAAGACGGGTTGCCGAAAGTCAGCATGCCGCTGCCGGCTTTCACCAGCAGGCTGTCGGAGTGGCCGTGATAGCAGCCCTCGAACTTGATCAGCGCATCGCGGCCGGTATGGCCGCGCGCCAGGCGGATCGCGCTCATCGTCGCTTCGGTGCCGGATGAGACCAGCCGCACCATCTCCAGGCTGGGCAGCAGGCGCAGCAGTTCCTCGGCGAGTTCCACTTCGGCTTCGGTCGGCGCGCCGAAGGACAGTCCGCGCGCGGCGGCGTCCTGTACCGCGCGCACCACTTCGGGATGAGCGTGGCCGACGATCAACGGCCCCCAGGAGCCGACGTAATCGAGATAGCTCCGATCCTCGACATCCCAGACGCGCGGTCCTGCGCCACGGCTGAAGAAGCGCGGCGTGCCGCCGACCGAGCCGAAGGCGCGCACCGGCGAATTGACGCCGCCGGGGATGCTTTGCTGGGCGCGGGAGAACAAGTCTTCATTGCGATTCATGGGAGCCTCGCTGGGAGTGGAAAGAAGTAAACAGAGCGCGGTAGGCGCGCGCGCGGGCAGTGATGTCTGCCGCATCGAAGAGGTCGCTGATCACCGCCAGCATGTCGGCGCCGGCCGCGATGGTTGCCGGCGCATTGTCCAGGGTGATGCCGCCGATGGCGGCAACGGGCAGGCCGCAGCGCCGGGCTTCGCCGAGCAGCGCCAGCGGCGCCGGCGGCGCCTGGGGCTTGGTGGGTGAGGGGTACAGGCTGCCGAAGGCGACGTAGCTGGCGCCGGCCTGGGCGGCGGCTGCGGCGCGGGCGGGATCGGCATAGCAGGAAATGCCGAGGATTTTTCCGGGGCCGAGCGCGGCGCGGGCCACGGCGATGTCCGCGCCGTGATCGTCGCGTCCCAGATGCACGCCATCGGCATTCAGCTCCAGCGCCAGCGGCAAGTCGTCGTTGATGATCAGCAGGGCGTCGTGGGCATGGCACAGGCGCAGCATTTCCGCCGCCTGGGCGCGGCGCAGGGGGGCGGGTGCCGTCTTGTTGCGATACTGCAGCAGGCGCACGCCGCCTTGCAGGGCTGCTTCGACCAGGGTTGAAAGGCGCGGCAGCAGCGGATCTTCGGGGGTGATGGCGTAAAGGCCGCGCAGCCTTGCGGCGGCTTCAGGTTGCGTCATCGGGTTCACCGGCTTCACTGGTTTCATTGCCGCGTGCCCAGAAAAAGCGGTCGGGCAGGGACTGCCCCATGCCGGGACGAAAGCCCGCTGCCAGCGTACGCCAGGTGTATTCCTGGGCGCCGCGCACGGCTTCGACGATATCCATGTCATGCGCCAGATTGGCGGCAATTGCCGAAGCCAGCGTGCAGCCCGAGCCGTGATAGCTGCCGGGCAGGCGCGCCCATTTGTCGCTGCGCACGATGCCGTGCCGGCCGTAGAGGGTATTGCTGACCTGGCCGGGATGCGTATGTTCGTGGGTGCCGGTGATGAGTACCAGTTCGCTGCCGGCGGCGATCAGGCGGCGCGCGCAGTCGGCCAGCGTCATTTCCGCCTCCCCGGCCTGTCCGCTTTCGCCTTCCTCCGTTTCGTCGTCCGGATCCTGCGCCAGGCGTCGCGCTTCCAGGCTGTTCGGGGTGAGGATGGTGGTCTGCGGCAGCAGCAACTGGAGCATGGCATCGACCATGTCTTCATCGACCAGTTGATCGCCCCGCCCCGAGGCCAGCACCGGGTCCAGGATCAGCGGAATATCGGGATAGTCGGCGACGATGCTGGCGATGACGGCAATGTTTTCCAGGCTGCCGAGCACGCCCAGTTTGAAGGCGGCGACGGGCACGTCCTCCAGCAGGGTGCGCGCCTGATCGTCGATCCAGTCGGCGTCGATCGGCAGCATGCCGTCGACCCCGGCGGTATCCTGCACGGTAATGGCGGTGATGACGCTGAGCGGATGACAGCCCAGCGCGCTCAGCGTCATGATGTCGGCCTGGATGCCGGCGCCGCCGGTGGGATCGGAAGCGGCAAAACTCAGGACGATGGGGGGTGTGGGCGACGAGGCGGCAGTGTCCAGGGGCATGGCGGCGAGGTGATGCGGGCGCATCGGAACGGGCGATAGGATGGCGAAGCGACAAGCGGCAAAGCAGCAAGGCGCCGAAGCGCCCATTTTAGCCTGCATCCATGGCCGCCTGATGAGTCGCAGCCTTTTGCGCCCGTGTTTGCGGGAGAGGGATTTGCTATCCTGCGGCTTTGTGGGTCGGCCTGCGGCAGGCCATGTTTTGCAACCTTTTTCGCGACCTTTTCTTCTGCACGATCAAACGATGACGCTCGCCCAGAAACATGTTCTCGCCGTCGTGGTCTGGTGCGCCCTGCTGGGTATCGCGTACCTGGTCATGGACAGCCAGATCAAGCCCAAGGTGGCGCTGGTGGAAGCGGGTGCGAGTGAAATCGTCATTCCCCGCTCGCGTGACGGACATTTTTACGTGGCGGGCCGTATCGGCGATCAGCCGGTCAGCTTCATGGTGGATACCGGCGCCAGCAGCGTGGCGGTCAGCGCTGCCGTTGCCCGCCGCCTGGCGTTGCCGCGCGGCGAGCCGACCCGGGTGGAGACGGCCGGCGGCAAGGTGGCGGCGGAGGAAGTCGCCGGCCAGCAGATCGCCATCGGCGGCATCGTCGTCCCGAATGCGCGCGTGCTGATATTGCCGGGAATGGCTGCGGAAGCGCTGCTGGGGCAGAATGTGCTGCGTTATCTCGAGGTCAGTCAGACGGAGCGGCAGATGATCCTGCGCGCGAAGTCCGATTGACGACGCAGGCGGCATGGCCCGGCGGGCCGTTCCGATGCTGTCGCCGGCGCGCAAAATTCCGCATGCGGCGGTGGTTGCCCGGTTGCAATCCATGACGGACGGACACAGAATGCACGCTTCGATAATGATTGAACGAACGAGGACAGGCGGGTGAGCGAGGCAGGCAGCGGTAGTCTCAATGGCATCAAGGTGATGGTGGTCGATGACTCGAACACCATCCGTAAAAGCGCCGAAATCTTTCTGCTGCAGGCAGGCTGCCAGGTGCTGCTGGCCGAAGACGGTTTCGATGCGCTGGCCAAGATCGCCGACCATCAGCCGGATATCGTGTTCTGCGACATCATGATGCCGCGCCTCGATGGTTATCAGACCTGTTCGCTCATCAAGAAGAATCCGCACTTCAGCCGCACGCCGGTGATCATGCTCTCATCCAAGGATGGCCTGTTCGACCGCGCGCGCGGGCGCATGGTCGGCTCCGAGGAATATCTGACCAAGCCATTCACCAAGGATGCCCTGCTCAAGGCGGTGGCGCATCATGCCAGGATGCCGGCATGATCTGCCGGTACTGGAGCGCGAGGAAATGAACATGCCAGCCAGGAAAATCATGGTGGTGGACGATTCTCCGACGGAACGTCTGGTGCTCGCCGATCTGCTGACCCGCAACGGCTACGTCGTGGTGACTGCCGAAAGCGGCGAACAGGCCATCGCCCTGGCCCGCCAGGAGCTGCCGGACCTGATCTTGATGGATGTCGTCATGCCCGGCGTGAACGGTTTCCAGGCCACGCGCACCATCTCGCGCGAGGAGGCGACGCGCCATATTCCGATCATCATGTGCACCAGCAAGGATCAGGCGACCGACAAGATTTGGGGCATGCGCCAGGGCGCGCAGGATTATCTGGTCAAACCGGCGGATCCGGCCGAGCTGCTGGCCAAGCTGGCGAGCATCGGCTGACGGCGGGCGGCGGGACCGAATCAATGGAAACGGGATAGCCGATGGCAAAACGTCTCAGCTTGCGTGAATTCCAGGCAGGATTGGCCGAGCGCTTGAGCTCTGCCGCACGCGGCGCAGACTCGCGCGCCCTGCTCGGCATCCAGGCGGGAAACGGTTACTGGCTGCTGGGCCTTGCCGATGCCGGCGAGATCGTGCCGCTCGCATCGCTGCCATCGCGGGCGTCATTGACGCCGGTGGCGCTGACCAAGCCCTGGTTCGTCGGTCTGGTGAATATCCGCGGGGTGCTTTACGGGGTGGTGGATTTTTCCCTGTTTCAGGGCGGGGAGCCGACACCACTGAATGACGATGCGCGCTTGCTGCTGATCGGCACTCGTTATGGCAGCAACAGTGCGCTGCTGGTTTCCCGCACGCTGGGTCTGAAAAATCCGGACGGCCTCGAATGCGTTGCCGAGGTGGAGGCGGCCGCAGAGTCAGGGCCGGCGCAGTCGTGGATAGGTGAAACATATTGCGACAGGCAGGATGCCGTCGCGCCGCGCTGGCGCCGGTTGCGCGTCCAGCCGCTGCTCGTCCACCCGGAGTTTCTTGATATCGCCCGCTGACCTGTGCCGGCCCGTTCGGCTGTAGCGGTGATGGTCATTGTTGTCGTTGTTGCTGTCACGGATTCGGCAAATCGGATTTGCAAGGGAAAAATATGGCATTCAATTTGAAACTGCCTTTTGCCAGAAAAAAAACGCCGGCAGATGCCGCGCCGTACGACCCGCTGGGCGAGACCGTCGTCATCGGCCAGGCGCCGCGCGCGGCACCATCGTCATCGCCGGCATCCGGCGTGCTTCAACGCGGGTTGCCGGGCATCGGTGCGGGCAGGTTGTCGACCCTGTGGCAGTTGGTGGTCCTCGGCATGCTGTTGATCCTGCTGTTCGGTTTCGCGGCGTTTTCCCTGTGGTTCAGTGTGCGCGACGCCGGTCATGGCGCCGCTTATGTCGGGGCGACGGGCGAGTTGCAGATGCTGGCGCAGCGTATCGGCGATGCGTTGCCGCGCGCCCTGCAGGGTGAGCCGGCCGCATTCAAGGAACTGGCGCTGGCGCGCGGGAAATATGTGAGCCGGCTCGATGCCCTGCGCCAGGGTGGGGATGTCGGTGTGGCGACCGTGCCGCCGACCCGCTCTGCCAGCGTCGAGCCGCTGCTCGACGAGGTGGCGAAGCGCTGGGCGCGTGTCGACAGGCAGGTCATGCTGCTGCGCGGCCAGGAGAAGGCGCTGGTTGCCTTGGGGCAGGCACTCGGTCTGATCCGGCAGAAAAATATGGAGGCCCAGGCACTGGTCGAAGAATTGGCGAAACCCGGGGCCACTGCCGGCGCGGGCGAATCGCTGATCGTCAGCCGCTTGTCGATGCTTGGCCAGCGGATCGAAAAAAACGCCAATTTCATGGTCATGCCGGTGACGGCGCTGGATGGCTCTGACGATGCCGATGCGGATGCCGCCGACCCGGATGCGCTGCTGCAACTCGACGAAGATCTCGAAACCTTCCGCAATCTGCAGGTTACCTTGCTGGAAAGCGGTGGTGCAGTACGTATGGCACGAGCACGTATAGCCGCCGCTCGCGATGGCGCGCCACGGACGCTGACCGAGTTGGAGGACTTGTTTACACCGCAGCAAGTTGCCTTGAGCACGGTGCTTGACCAGCGGCAGCAGTACGCGGCAGCCAGACAGGCCGTTGCCGCCGCGCTTGCGGACAACCGGCAACTGCTTGCTGCCACCGGGCAGTTGCTCAATGCCTATGGCAAGGAGGCTGCGGCAAGCTCGCTCAACCAGCGGCTGACGCCGACCATCGTGACGACGCTGCTGGCGGTGATTCTGGTGCTGCTGATGGCCAAGGTATATACCGACGATGCCGCGCGGCGCAGGCAGGAGGCGGAACGCCAGCACCGAGAGGCCGAGCGTCAGCGCCGCGACGCCGAGCGTCAGCAGCGCGATGCCGAGGCCGAGCGGAATGCCACGCAGGAGGCGATTCTGCGTCTGATGAATGAAATGGGCGATCTGGCCGATGGCGATTTGACGGTACGCGCCACCGTGACCGAGAGCATCACCGGCGCGATTGCGGATTCGGTGAATTACACCATCGAGGAGCTTTCGGTGCTGGTCAAGCGCATCAACGAGACGGCCGGCGGCGTGGCCCATGCCTCGGACAACGCGCAGAGCATTTCATCGCGCCTGCTGGAAGCCACCGAGCGGCAATCGCACAAGATCACCGAGGCGGGCGATGCCGTGCTGGGCATGGCGGGCTCCATGGACCAGGTGTCCAGCCATGCGCTGGAGTCTTCCCAGGTCGCGCGGCATTCCGTGGAAGCGGCGCAAAAGGGCGCGGCGGCGGTGACCAACTCGATCAAGGGCATGAATGAAATCCGCGATCAGATCCAGGAAACCTCCAAGCGCATCAAGCGGTTGGGCGAGTCCTCGCAGGAGATCGGCGAAATCGTCGAGTTGATTTCCGACATTACCGAGCAGACCAACGTATTGGCGTTGAATGCCGCGATCCAGGCCGCTTCGGCCGGTGAGGCGGGGCGCGGCTTCAGCGTGGTGGCTGAGGAAGTGCAGCGTCTGGCCGAGCGTTCCGGCGAGGCGACCAAGCAGATCGCCGCCATCGTCAAGACGATTCAGACCGACACGCACAATGCGGTACAGGCGATGGAAAACTCGACGCGCAACGTGGTCGAGGGAACCGTCCTCTCCGACGCCGCCGGCCAGGCGCTGACGGAAATTTCACAGGTCTCCGACAACCTGGCAAGGCTGATCGAGGACATCTCCCGGGATACGCAAAAGCAGGCCGATTCGGCAAAACAAGTCGCCGAAAGCATGCAGGAAATTTTGCAGATCACCGAACAGACCACGGCAGGCACCAAGCAGACGGCCAGCTCGATCAGCGAACTTTCGCTGCTCGCCGGCGAGCTGAAGGCTTCGGTGGCCGGCTTCAAGGTCTGACGAGTTCGACTGACGGCAGCCGGCTATGACTTCGTTGCAGGACATGATCGCCCGACGCACCTTGACGCTCACCCATGAATAATTCCGGCGCATTCGACCTCGGCCCATTGACCTGGGTCAAAGGAGAAATCGATCAAGCACTGAATCGGGCCGGCGCGGCGCTGCAGGGCTATGCCGCAGCGCAGGCCGCCGATCCCGCGATGGCCGATGCGGCGCCGTTGCAGGCGGCCCGGAATCATGTGCACCAAGCCAACGGCGCCTTGTCCATCGTCGGCCTGGACGGCGTGACGCAATTCACTGCGGCGATCGAGCAGGTATTGCTGGCGCTGGCGGCGGCGGAACTGCCCTGGTCCGGGCAAGTGGCCGATGTCTGCCAGCGGGCGCTGGCGATGGTGAGCGGCTATCTGGACGAATTGCTTGCGGGAGCACCGGATCGCGCCTTGCGCTTGCTGCCGCTTTACCGGGAGTTGGCCGCCTTGCGCGGCGCGACGCCAGCGCCGGCGGATTTGTTTTATCCCGATCTCGCGGTCTGTCCGCCACGGCGGGAAAAGGAACCGGCCGCCCTTGCGCCCGCGGCATTGACGGCGCGTCTCAAGGCCGCGCGCTTGGGTTTTCAGCGCGGCATGCTGAAATGGCTGAAAGGCGAGGCGCGCGGCCTGACCGAAATGCGCAATTCGCTGGCGGTGATCGAACTGACCCAGGCGCCGCCGGCCGCGCGCGCTTTCTGGTGGGTGGCGCTGGCTTTTCTCGATGCGCTGATCGTCGATGGGCTGGCGGTCGATGCTTCCGTGAAACGGCTTTGCGCGCGGATCGATGCGCAGATTGCCCGTCTGCTCGAAGCCGAGGCAGACCAGGAAGCGCGGCGGGATAAAGGCGAGGCCGATGCGGCCGGCAAGAAGCTGCTGCGTGAAATGCTGTACTGCGTTGCAATTGCCTCGACTGCCGGCGCGACGACGGATCACATCGCCTGCGTGCGGGCGGCGTATCGTCTTGCCGAGCTGATTCCCGAGGCCGATACCGAGGCCGATGCCGCAGCGGCGAACCTGGCAAGCGCGGTTTCGCAGCGGGCGTTGCGCGACACGCTGGAAACGGCCAAGGAAGAATGGAACCGCTATGCCAGCCAGCATCCCGCTGCCCTGGCGCCATTCCAGGCGGCTGCCAGGCGTCTGGCGGAGCAGGGGCGCGATCTCGGCCAGGTCGATCTGGCGCGGCTGGTGGCCAGCATCGGCGCCGTGGCCGACATGTTGGCCAGCCGGTCGACGCAGGAAGTCGATGCGGGTCTGGCGCTGGAAGTGGCCACCGCCTTGCTGCTGGCGGATAGCGCGCTGGAAAACCTCGGCCGGCTGGGCGTCGATTTCGCCCATCAGGTCGATGTGATGGCCGGCCGCCTGACGGTCTTGCTGCGCGGCGAAACGCCAGCGGCGTTGCAGGCGCTGGAAGTGCCGCAGCTCGACGAGATTGCTCGCCGGGCACAGGAGCGTCTGTTGCGCGACCAGGTGGTGCGCGAGATGCTCGGCAATCTTGTCGCGGTCGAACAGAAACTCGATGGCTTCTTCCGCGATCCGGCGGCGCGTGCGGCGGATCTGCCGGCATTGGCCGGGCCGCTCAAGCAGATTGAAGGCGCGCTGACCATGCTGGGCGAAATGCGCGCCGTGGATGTGCTGCGCGAATGCCGGCAGAAGGTGGCGGAATTTGCCGAATTTGCTGAATCCGCCGAATCCACTGAATCCGGGCAACCGGGCCGGCAATTTGCGCAGGCGGATTTCGAGGACGTGGCCAGCAAGCTTTCGGCGCTGGGCTTTTTCGTCGAGAAACTGCGCCATGGCCCGGCGGACCTCGATGCCATATTGCAGCCGCAGTCGCAGCCTCCATCCCGCCCGGCATCCGCTCAGCCCGAGCCGGCGCAGGCTGGGGCTGGGATTGAGGCGGCAACCATATCGGCTACGGCTGATCAGGCCGGGCCTGCAGTGCCTGAAGCCTCTGAAGCGCCGGGGGAAGACCGGCTGCTCATGCCGGTGCTGGAACATCTGCCGGATGCGGATGCCGAGGTGCCGACGCTGATGGCCGAGCAGATTGAACAGCTCGAACAGCTCGAACACCTCGAACACCTCGAACAGCCCGCTGCCGATCTGCCCTCGTTGATTCCGCCAGTGGCAGCGCCTTCTGCCGAGGCGATGCGTCTGGCGGACGCCAGCAGCGAGACGATCGATGCCGAGTTGCTGGGCATCTTTCTCGAAGAAGCGCGCGAGGTGCTGGATACCATCGCCACGCAACTGCCGCAGCTGGCCGCGCAGCCGCATGATCTGGAGACGCTGGCAGTCATGCGCCGGGCTTTTCACACCCTCAAGGGCAGCGGCCGCATGGTCGGGCTGACGGATCTGGGCGAGGCTGCCTGGTCGGTCGAACAGGTGTTGAACCAGTGGCTCAAGCTGGAGCAGGGGGCCAGTCCGGGCCTGCAGGGCATGCTCGAAGCGGCCCATGCGTCGTTCCGCGACTGGACGGCCTGTCTGGAAGCCGGCGCACCGACGCCAACAGCCGAATCGCCGGCGGTCGTCGAGCTGCATGCCGCTTGCCGGCAACTGATGGCGGGAGATGAGCTTGCCAGGGTGGATGAGGACGCCGATACCGGGATGGCGGCAGCGCCTGAACCCGTGCCTGAGCCGGTGTCCGAGGCGGCTGCCGTTCCCGCACCGCAGCCAGCCCATGCCGAGGATCTGGTCGTCATCGGCGAACTGAGCCTCTCCCCGGCGGTGTATGAAATCTATCTGGCGGAAGCGCGCAGCCATCTGGCCGTGCTCATTGCCGAACAAGCGAGCCTGGCGCAGGCGCCGCCGACGCGCGAAATTTTGCGCGCCAGCCATACCCTGGGGGGCGTTTCCGGCACGGTCGGCGTGCGTGCCGTGAATCGCCTCGGCAAGGCGCTGGAATACGCCTTGGAGCGCTTTGCCGATGCGGCCGCGGTGCCGGATGCGCAGCAACAGGCGCTGCTGTCACGTTGCATCGCATCCTTGCAGGACATGGTGGATGATCTCGCCAGCCGTCGTCTGCCCGAGGATGCCGCAGCCTTGCTGGCCGAGCTGGAGGAACTGAAGCCTGAGTCGCAGCCGCTGGCAGAGCCGAGAATGCCAACCGCGCTGGTCGACCAGTCGGAGATGCTCCCGCAGGCGGAGGATGTGGACGTTGTGGGCGATGTGGAGGTGGACGCGGATGCGGATACGGATTCGCCCTTCGTCGATCAGCGCCGCAAGCTGCGCATCCATGATGATCTCGATCCGCAGTTGTTGCCGATCTTCATTGAAGAAGGGAATGACTTGCTGCGCGAGATCGGTGGCGAACTGCGCGTCTGGCGGACAACCCCGGATGATCCGGCCATCGGCCCGCATCTGCAGCGCCTGCTGCACACGCTGAAAGGCAGCGCGCGCATGGCCGGGGCAATGCGCATGGGTGAGCTGGTGCATGGCATCGAGACTCGCTTGATCCAGGCGACGCGCCACGGTACACCGCCGGTTCCGGCTTTCCTTGACGATCTGGAAACCTGTTTCGATCGCGCGCTGGGCATGTTCGATGGGTTGATCCGCATCGAGCGCGGTGATGCCGCTGCAGGAGAAGGCGCGGCCGGAGAAACGCCGGCGACGGCGGCAGAAACGCCAGCGCCCGCTGCCGTGGCAGACGGTGCCGAGGCCATGGCGGAAGTGGCCGAAACGACCAGCCAGCGTACCCAGTTGCGCGTGCGTGCCGAACTGGTCGATGAATTCATCAACGCAGCGGGTGAGATGGCAATTGCGCGTGGGCGCATCGAAGGCGAGATGCGCTCCTTGAAGGGCTCGCTGCTCGAATTGACCGAGAACGTGATTCGTCTGCGCCAGCAACTGCGCGAAATCGAAATCCAGGCCGAGAGCCGGATGCAATCGCAATTGAATCTGCAACAGGAGTCGCAGCAGGCGTTCGATCCGCTGGAAATGGATCGTTTCACGCGCTTCCAGGAACTGACGCGGATGATGGCGGAGAGCGTCAATGACGTCACCACCGTGCAGCACAACCTGCTGCGCAACGTCGATAACGCCAGTGCCGCCATCACCGCCCAGGCACGTCTGAATCGCGATCTGTCGCAGGCATTGATGGGCGTGCGCATGCTGCCGTTCAATGCCATCGTCGACCGGTTGTACCGCGTCGTGCGCCAGGTGGCCAAGGAACTCGGGCGGCGCGTCAATCTCGACATCCGTGGCGGG from Sterolibacterium denitrificans carries:
- a CDS encoding Hpt domain-containing protein gives rise to the protein MNNSGAFDLGPLTWVKGEIDQALNRAGAALQGYAAAQAADPAMADAAPLQAARNHVHQANGALSIVGLDGVTQFTAAIEQVLLALAAAELPWSGQVADVCQRALAMVSGYLDELLAGAPDRALRLLPLYRELAALRGATPAPADLFYPDLAVCPPRREKEPAALAPAALTARLKAARLGFQRGMLKWLKGEARGLTEMRNSLAVIELTQAPPAARAFWWVALAFLDALIVDGLAVDASVKRLCARIDAQIARLLEAEADQEARRDKGEADAAGKKLLREMLYCVAIASTAGATTDHIACVRAAYRLAELIPEADTEADAAAANLASAVSQRALRDTLETAKEEWNRYASQHPAALAPFQAAARRLAEQGRDLGQVDLARLVASIGAVADMLASRSTQEVDAGLALEVATALLLADSALENLGRLGVDFAHQVDVMAGRLTVLLRGETPAALQALEVPQLDEIARRAQERLLRDQVVREMLGNLVAVEQKLDGFFRDPAARAADLPALAGPLKQIEGALTMLGEMRAVDVLRECRQKVAEFAEFAESAESTESGQPGRQFAQADFEDVASKLSALGFFVEKLRHGPADLDAILQPQSQPPSRPASAQPEPAQAGAGIEAATISATADQAGPAVPEASEAPGEDRLLMPVLEHLPDADAEVPTLMAEQIEQLEQLEHLEHLEQPAADLPSLIPPVAAPSAEAMRLADASSETIDAELLGIFLEEAREVLDTIATQLPQLAAQPHDLETLAVMRRAFHTLKGSGRMVGLTDLGEAAWSVEQVLNQWLKLEQGASPGLQGMLEAAHASFRDWTACLEAGAPTPTAESPAVVELHAACRQLMAGDELARVDEDADTGMAAAPEPVPEPVSEAAAVPAPQPAHAEDLVVIGELSLSPAVYEIYLAEARSHLAVLIAEQASLAQAPPTREILRASHTLGGVSGTVGVRAVNRLGKALEYALERFADAAAVPDAQQQALLSRCIASLQDMVDDLASRRLPEDAAALLAELEELKPESQPLAEPRMPTALVDQSEMLPQAEDVDVVGDVEVDADADTDSPFVDQRRKLRIHDDLDPQLLPIFIEEGNDLLREIGGELRVWRTTPDDPAIGPHLQRLLHTLKGSARMAGAMRMGELVHGIETRLIQATRHGTPPVPAFLDDLETCFDRALGMFDGLIRIERGDAAAGEGAAGETPATAAETPAPAAVADGAEAMAEVAETTSQRTQLRVRAELVDEFINAAGEMAIARGRIEGEMRSLKGSLLELTENVIRLRQQLREIEIQAESRMQSQLNLQQESQQAFDPLEMDRFTRFQELTRMMAESVNDVTTVQHNLLRNVDNASAAITAQARLNRDLSQALMGVRMLPFNAIVDRLYRVVRQVAKELGRRVNLDIRGGQIELDRSVLEKMQGPIEHLLRNAVVHGIEDRQTRRAAGKPEIGEIVMTLAQQGNEIVIELADDGAGLDYARIRSKALELGMLGADEPVDEQRLAQFIFSAGFSTAQQVSEVAGRGVGMDVVRTEAMALGGRIEVHSASGQGTRFRIYLPLTLAVSQALLVRSGNRSYALPSTMVEQVMELRPEAAMEIRAAGGTDWLDTHYPWYSLAQLLGEEGAKGETAAPRRHWILLLKGADRHIALEVDGVGGNQEIVVKNIGPQLARVPGIAGATVLNDGEIALILNPLVLAGRERVPAAEADATGLAVASANLVAAPPASVAPTIMVVDDSLTVRKIVGRLLAREGYQVVTAKDGVDALEQLADFVPTAMLVDIEMPRMDGFELTRHVRADARLRAVPIVMITSRIADKHREHALALGVNAYLGKPYDDEALLGLLRDYAAQQQVAATAT